ctgctagttttgtatttttagtagagacggggtttctccacgttgaggctggtctcgaattcctgacctcaggtgatccgcccaccttggcctcccaaagtgctgggattacaggcgtgagccaccgtgcccggcctctgatctttcttataaaataaataataaaataatggtcTTTGTGActactttttctcatttaatgtattttcaaGGTGTATCATGCTTTAACTTGTAATGatacttcattcattcaccactACTCACCCTTTTTCTttgcagaataatattccattgtgtgaatataccacattttgtttaccaaATTACTAGTTGGTAGATATTTGGtgttttttcctacattttgaCAATTATAAACAATGgtgctataaatattcatatgaaaGGTTTTATGCgaatgtatgttttttgtttctctgatgcATATAACTGAGAGGAATTTCTGAGTGAAAcagtaattctgtgtttaaccttttgagaaactgcacgactgttttccaaagtggttgcagtCAGTTGGCATTGCCACCAGGAGTGTACAAAGGTTTCAATtcttcacatccttaccaacatgtggttttatgattttttaaaaattatagctgtCTTTGTGTGTGAGGTAATATTttcctgtggttttgatttgaatttccctaattactaataatattgaacatcttttgatgtacttattggccatttgtgtatattctttggagaaatgtcaattgaaatcatttgcccattttaaaattgagtgttttgtctttttattattgagttttaagtgtTATTTAGGCATTCTGCATACTAGGTCTTTTAAGATTATATAATTCACAaatgtttctcccattctgtgggattttttactttcttaataatgtCCTTTGGGAATGACCCTTATTTTGAGGAGTTGGAAAACATTCAGAGAGTCTGTGGCTTTTTGGCTAATAAAAAAAACCCTCTATAAACATACaatgatttcctttttcttttaattacataAGGACTGTGTGTGTAAATACGAActcaatgtatacatatatttcacataaatgtttttataattgtttGAATATGCTAGGGCAGCTGATTTGATTTAAAACTTCAAAGAGTAACTCACTTAACAGATAACAAGTATACTCTATAGTTAAATTGAATAAACACGATTTCCTATTACGAACATTTTTCACAAGCTTTCTGACTGAGGTAGAAGATGTTGGCGTCCTGCCTATAGTAGACAttgttccttcccttctctctaaTGCCAGAAAATTTCTCTCATGATAGTGGCTGAAAATAAGAGATAATCATTTGACAGTCCTCCCTGCAATGAGGTTGGCTGTGTGGCATATTTCTGACTGGTAAGACATAGAAGGAAGTCATTTTTAGGCTTCTGGAGAAGACTTAGCTCAGAATAAAAAGAGAGGGATACGTGAGGAGAGTTATtctgcattgtttttttttttttgttttttttttttttttttttttttgctttcttctttggaTACAGGTGGTTCTTAGAGCTATAACAGCTGTTTTGTGAACATAAAGTGAAAACCCTGAGGAATAAGTTCAGCAGACTGAGGACAGTGGAATGGATGAGGATGGGTCTTTGATGAGAGGGTTTAGTTGCTGAATCAACACTGGGACACTCTGCCTCTAGATTTATTGTTATGGGAATGAAATGAGCTCCTATTTTAAAGAGATTCTGtaatttgaagaaatttttttctaactgATAACGTGGGTTGAAAGTTTATGTTTCTTAGAAAGTAAATAAAACGTATCATGTTTACAGATGAACATCTTGGAGTATATTCTTAATTGTTTTATGTaaacattgaaaagaaaacactgtAATTTATTATGATGAGAAGGAGAGCTTgtgaagatttaaaattaaattttaaatgtaaccTCCCCTGGctagtgttttttggttttttttgtgcACTCTTACAAACTCAGAAACATGAACATTGTCTAATATTCTTTTTCCCATAtttgtgagaaaaataagaaattatacaaTACCAGATGTGCTCAAAATACTTCAATTAATCAGAATAGTTCTTTCATGGCTTCTCATTAGCTATAATCTGACTCAATTTCCTTGCTAATTTTAATCGAAACTGAATAATAGCTTTGAAATTTACACTTTGATTATATAGTTTCAGTTGTTCAGTGGGTAATGGAGAGCCATTGGAAGTTCTAAAACTAGGGAAGGCAGAGCTGCACTTTCAGAGCTTATTTTAGCAACAGAATAGGTGGGTAATAAGAGGAACTATGTGGAAAAATGCTAGAATAACACTTAGAAGCTACTGCAATTCAATAGTACAGTCCCATTAAAACCTAAGGAGTGTCTTACTTGTGAGGTGGCTGAGAGAAGGGCATGGAGGTCATTGCGTTTGTAGACTCTAAGCGTCTAAGAACCGTGGAAATTCAATTCTGAAGACTTTCAGTCAGATAACatacttttcataatttttaaaggaggGGCTGCCAGGTACCCTTCTCTGTACTTAGCATTAGGAGCAAAGTAGTAAACAAATCTGAAGTGATCTTTGTCTTTACAGAACTTATAGTTTTTaggggaaaacaaaaattaaaggggaaaaatCCTGATGGAGAATCTGCCAGAAGTTATGAGAACACAAATAATAACAGTTGACATTTACTGATTATTTATCATGTGCCAGGGGCTGTTTCTAccattgtatttatttcatttaattgccACCACCCAGTGAACGGGATGTTATTATTAGTATCCCTATTTCAGAAACTATAAACCTGAGAAAGTAAAAACCTTCTTTAGAAGCAATGTAAGccattaaaagttattttggtGATGTCCTAGGAGAGACAATACCTGAAGTGAGTTACTGCAGtccttcaaaaaaaatttttacataaaaacatgAAGTCtcaaagagcccgcattgccaagacaatcctaagtcaaaagaacaaagctggaggcatcacgctacctgacttcaaactatactacaaggctacagtaaccaaaacagcatggtactggtaccaaaacagagatatagaccaatggaacagaacagagtcctcagaaaaataccacacatctacagccatctgatctttgacaaacctgagagaaacaagaaatggggaaaggattccctatttaataaatggtgctgggaaaattggctagccataagtagaaagctgaaactggatcctttccttactccttatacgaaaattaattcaagatggattagagacttaaatgttagacctaataccataaaaaccctagaagaaaacctaggtagtaccattcaggatataggcatgggcaaagacttcgtgtctaaaacaccaaaagcaacggcagcaaaagccaaaattgacaaatgggatctaattaaactaaagagcttctacacagcaaaagaaactaccatcagagtgaacaggcaacctacagaatgggagaaaatttttgcaatctactcatctgacaaagggctaatatccagaacctacaaagaactcaaacaaatttacaagaaaaaaacaaacaaccccatcaaaaagtgggcaaaggatatgaacagacagttctcaaaagaagacattcatacagccaacagacacatgaaaaaatgctcatcatcactggccatcagagaaatgcaaatcaaaaccacaatgagataccatctcacacccattagaatggcaatcattaaaaagtcaggaaacaacaggtactggagaggatgtggagaaataggaacacttttacactgttggtgggactgtaaactagttcaaccattatggaaaacagtacggcgattcctcaaggatctagaactagatgtaccatatgacccagccattccattactgggtatatacccaaaggattataaatcatgctgctataaagacacatgcacacgtatgtttattgcagcactattcacaatagcaaagacttggaatcaacccaaatgtccatcagtgacagactggattaagaaaatgtggcacatatacaccatggaatactatgcagccataaaaaaggatgagtttgtgtcctttgtagggacatggatgcagctggaaaccatcattcttagcaaactatcacaagaacagaaaaccaaacaccgcatgttctcactcataggtgggaactgaacaatgagatcacttggactcgggaaggggaacatcacacaccagggcctatcatggggaggggggagggagaagggattgcattgggagttatacctgatgtaaatgacgagttgataggtgctgacgagttgatgggtgtagcacaccaacatggcacaagtatacatatgtaacaaacctgcacgttatgcacatgtaccctagaacttaaagtatgataataataataataataataataaagtctgttttatcagaaaaaaaaaaaaaaaaccacgaagTCTCGAAGTAGACCTTGTGGGAAATTTCCcataaggaagaaagagagaaaaaaccaaaaacaatgatTTCCCTTCAGAGATGAAGGTGGTGGCGATGTGGGAGTTTATTTCTGGCTCTGCTTTGAGGTATGTACGAGCCCTAGAGGGAAGGGAAAACTTGAGTAAAAGTATTGAATCCCTGAGGAAGTAAAGACAGAGCATGATGCAGGGTGTAAGTACAGTTCCCTTATTTTCTATTATACCCAGAATCTATTCCCTGGGGAGGGGGCTGAGTAAGCTTCTACCCTTTTTATAACCAAGCACATTATATCATTAAACTAATATTAAACCTTCTATATCTTACCAAGTGACTAAACGGGTAATAATCAAGACTTCATTTTTCTCTACTGCTTGAGGGGAATCAAAGTCATAATCACAAATAAAGACATATAAGAAATTAAGACTGGACAGTATGTTCTTAGAATCAAAGGAACAAAAGCCTGGACACCTGAAATTACTTTTCCAAGATCACAGGgaaataagaaagtgaaagaagCATCAAGGTATTCCGGACCCTAAGAATGGTGAGTTTCTGAATTCTATTTACATTAGTGTTTTCTTTCATTGAGATGGAAGCCCAGGGATCTAAGATACACCATTTCTGCTCATTTTGAACAATTCTGAAACTCAAGTGAAACTGGAGAATGTGTTTGAAGGGGGAGCAGAGAATGTTCAGCGACACTAGTAGGCTCAATGGTTGCCGTATTTACTGAGCAAGTTCCCTTTTCTTGGACAGAACCCTCTTTGTCCTAGATTGAGAAGTTTTTCACTGTGACCTGGGACAGTAATGTAACCTCTCCTAGACTCTGGTCCCCTACCAGTGGATTAGAAACAATGTATTGGTTTTCACTGCATCAGACTAATTTCATTAGAGGCCAGTGTCAGTTGCTTAGGCTTCTGCCTCCAATTTTGCTTCTGAGAGAAGGGCTCAGGTGAATGAAGAAATGATGAGATGGGAAAAAAACGGTTCGGTCCTGGTCCACCCATCTCCCTTATCCCTTGTTATTTCCAGCAGTCATGTTTGTATATGGGAGCACTGGCCTTCCCTCTCTAGGGCTCCTTGGTGGTGTTCTGTAAAGGCAGATTCTGTGGGTACAGGATAGGCTAGTGTCGGGCAGCCTCACTGTGGGAAGAGCTGGGCTGTCCTCTAATGCAACCATTTTCTCCCCCTGTTTCCAGAGATTCCCTTAAAGAAGAATGGTACCCGGAAATGACTCTTTGGTGACTGAATTCATTCTGGAGGGATTAACACATCAGCCAGATCTCCAATTCTCTCTGTTCTTCCTGTTTCTAGTAATCTATGTGGTCAGTCTGTTGGGAGACTTGGGCTTGGTAACTCTAATTGGACTGAACTCACACCTTCACACCCCcatgtattttttcctctttaacttGTCCTTCATAGATCTCTGTTATTCTTCTGTGTTTACACCCAAAATGCTGATTAACTTTATTTCAGAGAAGAATATTATCTCCTACAACGGGTGCATGACCCaacttttcttttactgttttttcgTTATTTCTGAATGTTACGTGCTGATGTCAATGGCCTATGATCGCTATATGGCCATCTGTAATCCACTTCTGTATCACATTGCCGTGTCTCCTACAGTGTGTTCCAGCCTTATGCTTGGTTCCTATTTGATGGCCTTTTCTGGTGCCATGGCCCACACTGGATGCATGCTGAGACTGACTTTCTGTGATGCTAACACTATCAATCACTACTTGTGCGACATCCTGCCTCTGCTCCAGCTCTCCTGCACTGGCACCTACATCAATGAGCTGGTGGTTTTCATTGTGGTGGGCATCAACATCATTGTGCCCACTGTTACCATCTTTATCTCTTATGGtttcatcctctccagcatcctcCATATCAGCTCCAAGGAGGGCAGGTCCAAAGCCTTCAGCACTTGCAGTTCCCACATAATTGCTGTTTCTCTGTTCTTTGGATCAGGTGCATTTATGTATCTCAAACCATCTTCTGCTGAATCCATGGATAAGAGAAAAATCTCTTCTGTCTTTTATACAAATGTGGTTCCCATGTTGAACCCCTTAATCTACAGTCTGAGGAACAAAGATGTTAAATTTGCCCTAAGAAAAGCCCTGAGAAGCAGGAAACTTTGATAAGCAACAGTATGTGTCTGTATGCATAGTCACAAGACAGGGATATTctct
The genomic region above belongs to Papio anubis isolate 15944 chromosome 12, Panubis1.0, whole genome shotgun sequence and contains:
- the LOC101012212 gene encoding olfactory receptor 8B3-like, with protein sequence MVPGNDSLVTEFILEGLTHQPDLQFSLFFLFLVIYVVSLLGDLGLVTLIGLNSHLHTPMYFFLFNLSFIDLCYSSVFTPKMLINFISEKNIISYNGCMTQLFFYCFFVISECYVLMSMAYDRYMAICNPLLYHIAVSPTVCSSLMLGSYLMAFSGAMAHTGCMLRLTFCDANTINHYLCDILPLLQLSCTGTYINELVVFIVVGINIIVPTVTIFISYGFILSSILHISSKEGRSKAFSTCSSHIIAVSLFFGSGAFMYLKPSSAESMDKRKISSVFYTNVVPMLNPLIYSLRNKDVKFALRKALRSRKL